The Magnetococcus marinus MC-1 genome contains the following window.
AGTAAAGGATTTTCACCTTGTCCAATGATCGATTGCGAAACACGAACAGAGCCTCATCAAAGGGATTCAACTCCAGTTCTGCCTCCACCAATGCAGCCAGTCCGTTGATCCCCTTCCTGAAATCCACCGGCTCCAAACAAAGATGGACGACAGAAATATCCGGCGATGGGCGCATCATCACAAGGCTGCCACAGATCGCAGGACAGAGAGCAAGCTCTCGCCACCATTCCCTGACCACTCCACCGTCATACCATTTGGGAACTGAATCCGGCAGACCCCTGCTGAAGACTTTGAACTCAATTCCAATCGCTGAAAACGTCGCTTGCCTGATCCTGACTCTTCCAGAAAACCCATTTGCGTCAGCTTGCGCTTCCAAAAATACAACGATGGAAGGCTCAGCTTATGGACTTCAGCGTACTCCTTAATGGTGCCGACCTCAGAACGACAACTGCGTAAATGATCCAGCCAGTACCGCTGCTTCTCACTCAGCACAGACGCCTCAATTGATTTGTCTTCCATGTTCGCCTCCTAAAATTTTGAATTTCAGAAAGCGTGACATACCTTCAGATCAAACTGAACCCTGGGGATAAATGGGCGCTTACGTTGGTCGGAGATTCGTTATCCGCAACAAGGTGAGCGTGAAGCACGTAGACCAGATGAAATAGCCATTCAAGAGCTAATGACCCTTGCTAAAGAGCACCAAGGAGAAGGGGCCTTGATCGATACTATGGCCAGAAGTTTGGGGGTGTTTAGATTAAATGAGCGTAACAGGACACGCTTACAGTTAGCCGCTCAAATGGCTACTAAGTCAG
Protein-coding sequences here:
- the tnpA gene encoding IS66 family insertion sequence element accessory protein TnpA encodes the protein MEDKSIEASVLSEKQRYWLDHLRSCRSEVGTIKEYAEVHKLSLPSLYFWKRKLTQMGFLEESGSGKRRFQRLELSSKSSAGVCRIQFPNGMTVEWSGNGGESLLSVLRSVAAL